One part of the Deltaproteobacteria bacterium genome encodes these proteins:
- a CDS encoding ABC transporter ATP-binding protein, whose protein sequence is MQCLQVQNLTKDFGGLRANNDISFSLKKGELLSIIGPNGAGKTTLFNCLSGLLPVTSGRIIFEGRDITAKKAHESAQLGIARTFQIYAASGDLTVEENVMVGCFMRTRSTSSARDRAIRIMDELNLLDVSGNLVSKLPVVAQKRVTMATALGTEPTLLLLDEVAAGLNSSEIEEIIADIKYIHGELGVTIMLIEHVMKMVMNLSQRVIVLDYGKKIAEDIPEAVASNPEVIKAYLGERYVREHIKGVAQ, encoded by the coding sequence ATGCAGTGCCTCCAAGTCCAGAACCTGACGAAGGATTTCGGCGGTCTCAGGGCCAACAACGATATCTCTTTCTCGTTGAAAAAGGGCGAACTCCTCAGTATCATCGGTCCGAACGGGGCCGGAAAAACCACACTTTTTAACTGCCTTTCCGGTTTGCTGCCTGTTACATCAGGGCGAATTATTTTCGAAGGCAGGGACATTACGGCGAAAAAAGCCCACGAATCCGCACAGCTCGGGATAGCAAGGACCTTCCAGATCTATGCCGCTTCCGGAGATCTGACGGTGGAAGAAAACGTAATGGTGGGATGCTTCATGCGTACGCGTTCAACCTCCAGCGCAAGGGATCGGGCCATACGGATCATGGATGAACTTAATCTACTTGACGTGTCGGGAAACCTTGTCAGTAAGCTGCCGGTGGTGGCCCAGAAGAGGGTTACCATGGCCACCGCCTTGGGGACCGAACCTACGCTGTTGCTTCTTGACGAGGTCGCAGCAGGCTTGAACTCGAGCGAGATCGAGGAAATAATTGCCGATATCAAATATATTCACGGTGAACTGGGGGTGACCATAATGCTGATTGAGCATGTGATGAAAATGGTCATGAATCTCAGCCAAAGAGTTATCGTCCTGGACTACGGAAAAAAGATAGCCGAGGACATCCCGGAAGCGGTTGCATCGAACCCGGAAGTTATAAAAGCATA
- a CDS encoding branched-chain amino acid ABC transporter permease yields MEALKQAFNFSDFQRFDLLVAGSTAIFLLLFPLLPHSSFAMSTLIQFLMFSLYGMGWNTIGGYGGQVDLGKAQYVGIGAFTTAVMLIRWDIPFWVSMPTGMFLAICWSFIIGYPLFRLTGHYFAIATIATSLILKDIFEVWDFVGAARGLEISPIKYTSPDFLRLIFKEDMYYYYIILAFFFIGIFYVNWFRKSRLGFQLRSIKDNEDVARSLGINVHWAKIKTYAVATAFVSMVGSFHACYIKNIEPEDTMNLDLSILIALMAMLGGAGSLWGPIIGAAVLIPLKSYLKEYLGAQVGFVGIDLILYALIIMLISAFEPRGIWGIIEKIRQRRGK; encoded by the coding sequence ATGGAAGCATTAAAGCAGGCTTTCAATTTCTCCGACTTCCAAAGATTTGACCTCCTTGTGGCAGGTTCGACAGCAATTTTCCTCCTGCTCTTTCCCCTTCTGCCCCATTCCTCATTTGCGATGTCGACACTGATCCAGTTTCTCATGTTCTCGCTTTACGGTATGGGCTGGAATACTATCGGAGGTTATGGCGGACAGGTTGACCTCGGCAAGGCCCAATACGTCGGCATTGGAGCTTTTACAACAGCCGTAATGCTGATCAGGTGGGATATCCCCTTCTGGGTTTCCATGCCCACCGGGATGTTCCTTGCCATCTGTTGGTCTTTCATTATCGGCTATCCGCTGTTCCGCCTTACCGGACATTATTTTGCCATTGCTACTATAGCCACTTCACTGATTCTGAAGGATATCTTCGAAGTCTGGGATTTTGTGGGGGCGGCTCGAGGTCTGGAGATCTCGCCGATAAAATACACTTCGCCCGACTTCCTTCGGCTGATCTTCAAGGAAGACATGTACTACTATTACATCATACTGGCCTTTTTCTTTATTGGAATTTTCTATGTAAACTGGTTCAGAAAATCCCGTCTGGGATTCCAACTGCGCTCTATAAAGGACAACGAAGATGTCGCGCGTTCTCTTGGAATAAATGTACATTGGGCGAAGATCAAGACCTATGCCGTCGCTACCGCTTTCGTAAGCATGGTCGGATCTTTTCACGCCTGCTACATAAAGAATATCGAGCCGGAAGACACCATGAACCTCGACCTCTCCATACTGATCGCGCTCATGGCTATGCTTGGCGGAGCCGGCTCTCTCTGGGGTCCTATAATAGGAGCAGCCGTCCTCATACCGCTCAAAAGTTACCTCAAAGAATATCTTGGCGCTCAGGTCGGGTTCGTCGGAATAGATCTGATCCTCTATGCACTTATCATCATGTTAATATCGGCTTTCGAACCACGCGGCATATGGGGCATTATTGAGAAAATACGCCAGAGGAGAGGAAAATAA